In the genome of Methylophaga nitratireducenticrescens, one region contains:
- the gspG gene encoding type II secretion system major pseudopilin GspG: MSEHLFFSRSTAFSGPTAKTQQGFTLLELLVVMVIIGLLAGYVGPKYFAQIGKSEVKTAKAQIEALGKALDQYRLDVGHYPSTEQGLAALNTPPGNERKWQGPYLKKAVPNDPWDNPYHYQMPGAHGQYDDYDLWSLGSDGASGGKDTAADIVSWQ; encoded by the coding sequence ATGTCAGAACATTTATTTTTCAGCAGAAGTACAGCTTTTTCTGGCCCAACTGCAAAGACTCAACAAGGTTTTACGTTGCTCGAATTGCTGGTGGTCATGGTCATTATTGGCTTATTGGCGGGTTACGTCGGGCCGAAATATTTTGCTCAAATTGGTAAATCCGAAGTGAAAACCGCCAAAGCGCAAATTGAAGCGCTGGGCAAAGCCTTGGATCAATATCGGTTGGATGTAGGGCATTACCCAAGTACAGAACAAGGTCTGGCTGCGTTAAATACGCCACCGGGCAATGAACGAAAATGGCAGGGGCCATACTTGAAAAAAGCTGTCCCCAATGACCCTTGGGATAATCCGTATCACTACCAGATGCCGGGTGCTCATGGTCAATATGATGATTATGATTTGTGGTCGTTAGGCAGTGATGGTGCCAGCGGCGGAAAGGATACAGCTGCCGATATCGTGAGCTGGCAGTAG
- a CDS encoding calcium-binding protein → MAIKIFNSTETTYTGTSSNDLVVGNDLANTINGADGNDIIDGGAGNDFLLGGLGNDIILGGDGNDIIFDEAGNNILLGGAGTDNIIAGDGNDVIFGGSDDDTIFAGGGDDVLNGGDGADYIEGQGSTAGDETVTGNLFQVTSHDVLIGGDGNDTFSIGDEFEGMTVIQAGVSSLDNEGNAARYIDLNEEEGEEEEEGGEEEETLFGFDTVNNEFVEIEDQEMSEQAETDVRLNLNTRPGSSEINTAATTVAGYNAVDTLKFNESGDFDESLMFSGIERIELASGVDISLSSEQFEANGESLNLGFLNPGTHIYGVAGGDAESVTIELEFEEAEFEPDEDIVGAVEVEYDAAEFSIGEYSTANVYHNVDVIYDASEGEAGSFTRVDGGNESAGASETVYGSEGVDYGTMHSGNDTYYGGDGNDVLVGQSGADALYGEDGDDIFEIGGFGTGVSGTTSAADDGQQEWIATGAEHDLIVGGDGVDTLRITTGIGADTKANGTIVLNDANFQSMEVVQVGGTVDQLNVENEALQMLNDHYYFQANGNVDDLSNSLGNNGGTINNVVVDASGVTANGLRFEGNADDNTFIGTTQDDVFVSNSGDDVLTGGAGADTFVFGKVHEQVVTGDDDEVQTYVDTAFELSGIDFITDFMSGLDKIALNTDMFSSLTVGGFSAGNLVVGSGATAGDVDDYILFDTSTFALSYDADGSGAGAAIQFATLDGVTSFSATDVEVFA, encoded by the coding sequence ATGGCTATTAAAATTTTTAACTCAACCGAAACAACATACACTGGGACTTCCAGTAATGATCTAGTTGTCGGGAATGATCTTGCAAATACGATTAATGGTGCAGATGGTAATGACATTATTGATGGCGGTGCAGGTAATGATTTTCTTTTAGGAGGTCTTGGTAACGACATTATATTAGGGGGGGATGGTAACGATATCATTTTTGATGAAGCTGGGAACAATATTCTTTTGGGCGGTGCAGGCACAGATAATATTATTGCTGGAGATGGAAATGATGTGATTTTTGGCGGTTCTGATGATGATACGATTTTTGCTGGTGGTGGAGATGATGTCTTAAACGGTGGTGATGGTGCGGATTATATTGAAGGACAGGGTAGCACCGCTGGAGATGAGACTGTTACAGGTAATCTATTTCAGGTTACATCTCATGATGTTCTGATTGGTGGTGATGGTAATGATACCTTCAGTATTGGGGATGAATTTGAAGGTATGACTGTTATTCAAGCAGGCGTTTCATCTCTGGACAATGAAGGTAATGCTGCCAGATATATTGATTTAAATGAGGAGGAGGGTGAAGAAGAGGAAGAAGGTGGCGAGGAGGAAGAGACCTTGTTCGGCTTCGATACCGTCAATAATGAGTTTGTTGAAATTGAAGATCAGGAAATGTCTGAACAGGCTGAAACGGATGTTCGCCTTAATCTCAATACTCGTCCAGGCTCTTCTGAAATCAATACAGCAGCAACCACAGTTGCTGGATATAACGCGGTCGATACTCTGAAATTCAATGAAAGTGGTGATTTTGATGAATCGTTGATGTTCAGTGGTATTGAACGTATTGAACTGGCGAGTGGTGTTGATATTTCCCTTTCTTCTGAGCAATTTGAAGCTAATGGTGAATCACTTAATTTGGGCTTTTTAAATCCTGGTACTCATATCTATGGTGTGGCTGGCGGTGATGCTGAGTCAGTGACCATTGAGCTGGAATTTGAAGAAGCTGAGTTCGAACCTGATGAAGACATCGTTGGGGCCGTAGAAGTTGAATACGATGCGGCTGAGTTTTCAATCGGTGAGTATTCAACAGCCAATGTGTATCACAATGTTGATGTTATCTACGATGCCAGTGAAGGTGAAGCAGGTAGCTTTACCCGTGTTGATGGTGGCAACGAATCTGCTGGAGCCAGTGAAACGGTTTACGGTAGTGAAGGTGTTGACTACGGCACCATGCATTCTGGTAATGATACCTACTACGGTGGCGATGGTAATGATGTCTTAGTCGGCCAAAGCGGTGCGGATGCGCTGTATGGCGAAGATGGCGATGACATCTTTGAAATCGGTGGTTTTGGTACCGGTGTTTCGGGCACCACATCGGCTGCAGATGATGGTCAGCAAGAGTGGATCGCGACAGGTGCTGAACATGATCTGATTGTCGGTGGTGATGGTGTTGATACCTTGCGGATTACTACAGGCATTGGTGCTGATACTAAAGCGAACGGCACAATTGTGTTAAACGATGCCAATTTCCAAAGCATGGAAGTCGTTCAGGTTGGTGGTACGGTTGACCAACTGAATGTTGAAAATGAAGCATTGCAGATGCTGAATGATCATTACTACTTCCAGGCCAATGGCAATGTCGATGATCTGAGTAATTCCCTGGGCAATAACGGCGGCACCATTAACAACGTGGTTGTTGATGCGTCTGGCGTGACAGCCAATGGTCTGCGTTTTGAGGGTAATGCCGATGACAATACCTTTATCGGTACGACTCAAGATGACGTCTTTGTTAGTAATAGTGGTGATGATGTCCTAACCGGTGGTGCCGGTGCTGACACCTTTGTGTTTGGCAAAGTGCACGAGCAGGTTGTTACTGGCGATGATGATGAAGTCCAAACCTATGTTGATACGGCGTTTGAATTAAGTGGTATCGACTTTATCACTGACTTTATGAGTGGTTTGGACAAGATTGCGCTGAATACTGATATGTTCAGTTCGTTGACAGTAGGTGGTTTCTCCGCAGGTAATTTAGTGGTTGGATCCGGTGCAACTGCCGGTGATGTGGATGATTACATACTGTTTGATACCTCGACATTTGCTCTAAGTTACGATGCCGATGGTAGTGGTGCTGGTGCAGCTATCCAGTTTGCTACGTTGGATGGTGTGACGTCATTTAGTGCCACAGATGTGGAAGTTTTTGCTTAA
- a CDS encoding type II secretion system F family protein, with protein sequence MKFTLKVIQGDAITLMEMEAGNALQARSLAEEQGHHVLSVNQHKAGPIKFNLAGLKKTKFNVMLFSQELLALIESGLSLVEAIEALAEKETHAESKAVLNQIKASLFDGQPLSASLEKVPGVFTPLYIALIRASERTGDMEIALSRHVAYQSQVDAMKKKIVSAAIYPVLLLVVGGLVVLFLLGYVVPKFSVIYESTNADLPWLSQLLLSWGRLLHSHGTEAFAVFIISTCVLVYVLSRPFVRRVILAKAWQIPKLGETLRIYQLARFYRTLSMLLRGGIPLMTAMQMVSSLLQPLLRSKLAFVANDVKEGKPLSSAMEMHGLTTSISVRMLRVGERTGQMGDMMERIGIFYDDEIARAVEWFTKLLEPALMIIIGLVVGLVVVLMYMPIFELAGSIQ encoded by the coding sequence ATGAAGTTTACCTTGAAAGTTATCCAAGGTGATGCCATCACGCTAATGGAGATGGAAGCTGGCAATGCGTTGCAAGCTCGCTCGTTGGCGGAGGAACAAGGTCATCATGTGCTTTCGGTAAATCAGCATAAGGCGGGGCCAATTAAATTCAATTTGGCCGGTCTGAAAAAAACCAAATTCAATGTGATGTTATTCAGCCAGGAGTTACTGGCATTAATTGAATCAGGATTAAGTCTGGTTGAGGCCATCGAAGCCTTAGCCGAGAAAGAAACACACGCTGAGTCCAAAGCGGTGTTAAATCAAATCAAGGCCTCTTTGTTTGATGGGCAGCCACTTTCGGCTTCATTGGAAAAGGTGCCCGGCGTTTTTACTCCACTTTATATTGCGTTAATTCGGGCCAGTGAACGCACCGGTGATATGGAAATCGCGTTAAGCCGCCATGTGGCGTATCAATCTCAGGTTGATGCGATGAAAAAGAAAATTGTCTCTGCGGCTATTTATCCGGTGTTGCTGCTGGTAGTGGGCGGCCTAGTGGTGTTGTTTTTATTGGGCTATGTGGTGCCCAAGTTCAGTGTGATTTACGAAAGCACCAATGCTGATCTGCCTTGGCTATCTCAGTTATTGCTTAGCTGGGGCCGTTTATTACATAGCCACGGAACCGAAGCTTTTGCGGTGTTTATTATCAGCACCTGTGTGTTGGTCTATGTATTGAGCCGACCTTTTGTTCGCCGAGTGATCCTGGCCAAAGCCTGGCAAATTCCCAAATTGGGCGAAACTCTCCGAATCTATCAACTCGCTCGTTTTTACCGAACCCTAAGCATGTTGTTGCGTGGCGGGATACCGTTAATGACGGCGATGCAAATGGTGTCGTCATTATTGCAGCCATTATTACGCAGTAAACTGGCGTTTGTCGCCAACGATGTAAAAGAAGGCAAACCCTTATCCAGTGCCATGGAAATGCACGGGCTGACCACGTCCATTTCAGTACGTATGTTACGAGTTGGTGAACGCACTGGACAGATGGGCGACATGATGGAACGCATCGGCATCTTTTATGACGATGAAATCGCCCGGGCAGTGGAGTGGTTTACCAAATTACTCGAACCAGCGTTGATGATTATTATCGGTCTGGTCGTGGGGTTGGTGGTGGTGTTGATGTATATGCCGATTTTTGAATTGGCAGGGAGCATCCAATGA